From one Leptospira stimsonii genomic stretch:
- the rpsJ gene encoding 30S ribosomal protein S10 produces the protein MAGQKIRVKLKAFDHRLIDQSTYEIVATAKRTGATVSGPIPLPTKKEIYTVLRSPHVNKKSREQFELKTHKRLIDILDTNEDTVEALMKLQLPAGVSVDIKS, from the coding sequence ATGGCCGGACAAAAAATACGAGTTAAACTGAAAGCGTTCGACCATAGGTTGATTGACCAATCGACCTATGAGATCGTAGCAACTGCGAAAAGGACCGGAGCGACTGTCTCCGGCCCGATTCCTCTTCCTACTAAGAAAGAGATCTATACAGTTCTTCGTTCTCCGCACGTGAATAAAAAATCCAGAGAGCAGTTTGAATTAAAAACACACAAACGGCTCATCGATATCCTGGATACCAATGAAGACACTGTAGAAGCTCTGATGAAACTTCAGCTTCCTGCAGGGGTATCTGTAGATATCAAATCCTGA
- the rplC gene encoding 50S ribosomal protein L3, producing the protein MAKGLIGKKVGMSQIFDEQGNMIPVTVLEVGPCAVSQVKSVENDGYEAIQLAFQDTKEFHLSKAEKSHLAKAGLGPKRVLREFRSFGDSPTAGSVLKIQDVFAVSDVVKVTGVSKGRGFQGVVKRHGHAGGPGGHGSRFHRHPGSMGANSTPSRVFKGVKLPGRTGSLQTTVRNLKVVRINEEKNLVFVSGAVPGTANTVITIEKI; encoded by the coding sequence ATGGCAAAGGGATTAATCGGCAAAAAAGTTGGAATGTCTCAGATCTTTGACGAGCAGGGGAATATGATTCCTGTAACTGTTTTGGAAGTCGGCCCTTGCGCCGTTTCTCAAGTCAAGTCTGTTGAAAATGACGGATACGAAGCGATCCAGTTGGCGTTTCAAGATACAAAAGAATTTCACCTCTCCAAAGCGGAGAAGAGTCACCTTGCAAAAGCGGGACTCGGACCAAAGAGAGTTTTGAGAGAATTTCGTAGTTTCGGAGATTCTCCTACGGCAGGTTCTGTTCTGAAAATTCAGGATGTTTTTGCTGTTTCTGACGTGGTAAAAGTTACCGGGGTCAGCAAAGGAAGAGGATTTCAAGGGGTTGTAAAACGCCATGGACACGCCGGTGGACCGGGTGGACACGGATCTCGTTTTCACAGACATCCTGGATCTATGGGTGCGAACTCTACTCCTTCTCGGGTTTTCAAAGGCGTTAAGCTTCCCGGAAGAACTGGTTCCCTCCAAACTACAGTCCGGAATTTGAAAGTAGTCCGGATCAATGAAGAAAAGAATCTTGTGTTCGTGAGCGGGGCGGTACCCGGCACTGCAAACACAGTAATTACGATCGAGAAGATTTAA
- the rplD gene encoding 50S ribosomal protein L4 produces MKAQKYSKEGKLISEIELPSALFESKLSVASIYEAIKAENANMRSGNHATKTRSEVRGGGKKPWAQKGTGRARQGSTRAPHWVGGGTVHGPQKRDYSYKVSSKLKHRAVLSILNKKAQASAVKVIEDLDPKEYSTKSFDSLFKNMNLRNTGVVGLLVQGESDFVKKSVRNIPTVKYINSKRISCRDILYNRNLVITEAALKEMLTQYGAQK; encoded by the coding sequence ATGAAAGCACAGAAGTATTCTAAAGAAGGAAAGTTGATTTCAGAAATCGAACTTCCTTCCGCACTCTTTGAAAGCAAGCTTAGCGTCGCTTCGATCTACGAAGCGATTAAGGCTGAGAATGCAAATATGCGTTCTGGAAACCACGCAACAAAAACCAGATCGGAAGTCCGCGGTGGTGGAAAAAAGCCTTGGGCTCAAAAAGGAACAGGTCGTGCGAGACAAGGTTCTACACGAGCTCCTCATTGGGTCGGCGGGGGAACGGTTCACGGTCCTCAAAAAAGAGACTATTCTTATAAAGTTTCTTCCAAACTCAAACACAGAGCTGTGCTTTCGATTCTGAATAAAAAAGCGCAAGCTTCCGCAGTGAAAGTGATCGAAGATCTCGATCCAAAAGAATACAGCACGAAGTCCTTTGATTCTTTATTCAAAAATATGAATCTCAGAAACACCGGTGTTGTTGGATTACTGGTTCAAGGTGAGAGCGATTTCGTTAAAAAATCCGTTCGTAACATCCCAACCGTAAAATATATCAATTCAAAAAGAATCTCCTGCAGAGACATTCTGTATAACCGTAATTTGGTGATCACAGAAGCCGCTCTGAAAGAGATGCTCACACAGTACGGAGCACAGAAATGA
- a CDS encoding 50S ribosomal protein L23 produces the protein MNLQDVILTPVVTEKSQDLESIGANSKKGTRMVKYTVKVHIDANKTLIKEAFKKIFKVTPSAVNVQVYRGKIKRFRNMPAPRPHWKKAVVTFRDGASIDFAKEA, from the coding sequence ATGAATCTCCAAGACGTAATTCTAACTCCAGTGGTCACTGAGAAATCTCAGGATCTGGAATCGATCGGAGCCAATAGCAAGAAGGGAACGAGAATGGTGAAATACACCGTGAAAGTTCACATCGATGCAAACAAAACTCTGATCAAAGAAGCATTCAAAAAGATTTTTAAAGTAACCCCTTCAGCGGTAAACGTTCAAGTTTACAGAGGGAAGATCAAACGTTTTAGAAACATGCCGGCGCCTCGCCCACACTGGAAGAAAGCAGTAGTTACTTTCCGTGACGGTGCAAGCATCGATTTCGCAAAGGAAGCATAA
- the rplB gene encoding 50S ribosomal protein L2, whose product MGIKKFKPVTSASRYKSVLDFKEITETEPYKPLTLTLSYKAGRGDGGKISVRHRGGRVKRKYRIIDFKRRKTNVPAVVKTLEYDPNRSAFISLVCYKDGEYAYILAPDGIKVGDVVQSGASGVEIKIGNAMPIGKIPPGTNVHNVELQIGRGGQIARTAGSFGTIAGRDGEYILLKLPSTEVRKVHENCYATVGICSNKDHNLVSIGKAGRSRWMGIRPTVRGVVMNPVDHPHGGGEGRTSGGRHPVSPWGQPTKGYKTRRSTRPSDKFIVQKRKRNRNR is encoded by the coding sequence ATGGGAATTAAAAAGTTTAAACCCGTAACTTCCGCAAGTCGTTATAAATCCGTATTGGATTTCAAAGAGATTACGGAAACAGAACCGTATAAACCTCTTACTCTCACTCTTTCCTACAAAGCGGGAAGAGGAGACGGCGGAAAAATTTCCGTTCGTCACAGAGGTGGTCGTGTAAAAAGAAAATATCGTATCATCGATTTTAAACGCAGAAAAACAAACGTTCCTGCGGTTGTAAAAACTCTGGAATACGATCCGAATCGTTCCGCGTTCATTTCTTTGGTTTGTTACAAGGATGGAGAATATGCGTATATTCTTGCTCCGGATGGAATCAAAGTAGGTGACGTAGTTCAGTCCGGTGCGAGCGGAGTGGAAATTAAAATCGGAAACGCAATGCCGATCGGAAAAATTCCTCCGGGCACAAACGTACATAACGTGGAACTTCAAATCGGAAGAGGCGGACAGATCGCAAGAACCGCAGGCTCTTTCGGAACGATCGCCGGTCGTGATGGAGAATACATTCTTCTGAAACTTCCTTCGACTGAAGTTCGTAAAGTTCATGAGAATTGTTATGCGACTGTGGGAATTTGCAGTAATAAAGATCATAACCTGGTTTCCATCGGTAAAGCGGGAAGATCCCGTTGGATGGGGATTCGCCCGACCGTTCGGGGGGTTGTAATGAACCCAGTGGATCACCCGCATGGTGGTGGTGAAGGTCGTACTTCCGGAGGTCGTCACCCGGTTTCTCCTTGGGGACAACCGACAAAGGGTTATAAAACCAGAAGATCTACCCGTCCGAGCGATAAGTTCATCGTTCAGAAGAGAAAACGGAACAGGAACAGGTAA
- the rpsS gene encoding 30S ribosomal protein S19 — protein MARSIKKGPFIDDHLMKKITKLNSENQKKPFKTWSRRSTIFPDMVGHTVMVHNGKQFTPVYINENMIGHKLGEFSPTRTFRGHVATDKKAGKK, from the coding sequence ATGGCAAGAAGTATTAAAAAAGGTCCGTTCATTGATGATCATCTTATGAAGAAGATCACCAAGTTGAACTCTGAAAATCAAAAGAAACCTTTCAAAACCTGGTCCAGAAGAAGCACGATCTTCCCGGATATGGTTGGACACACTGTAATGGTGCATAACGGGAAACAATTTACTCCCGTGTATATCAACGAAAACATGATCGGGCACAAGTTGGGAGAATTCTCACCTACCAGAACTTTCCGTGGTCACGTTGCTACTGATAAAAAGGCAGGCAAGAAGTAA
- the rplV gene encoding 50S ribosomal protein L22 — protein sequence MEAKAVARFVRMSPRKVRLVADEIRGYAVGEALDILKFTNKRAIEPLTKVILSASANATVLNDKVDTKQLFIKKIYVDEGPIMKRFRPRARGRAARIRKRLSHITVVLSD from the coding sequence ATGGAAGCCAAAGCAGTAGCTCGTTTCGTAAGAATGTCTCCGAGAAAAGTTCGCCTCGTTGCGGATGAAATTCGCGGATACGCAGTCGGCGAAGCCCTTGATATTTTGAAATTCACCAATAAAAGAGCGATCGAACCTTTGACAAAAGTGATTCTTTCCGCTTCCGCAAACGCGACGGTCTTAAACGATAAAGTGGATACAAAACAACTCTTTATCAAAAAGATCTATGTAGACGAAGGACCGATTATGAAACGTTTCCGTCCTCGTGCAAGAGGTCGTGCGGCGAGAATCAGAAAAAGACTGAGCCACATCACCGTGGTTCTCTCGGATTAA